Proteins co-encoded in one Halorussus lipolyticus genomic window:
- a CDS encoding threonine aldolase family protein, with amino-acid sequence MIDLRSDTVTKPDEEMREAARDADVGDDVYGEDPTVNELEAKAADLVGFEDALYVPTGTMGNQVAVRTHTDRGQEVMIERESHVYKWELGGLAQLSSLQVRTLDGGERGIPTPEQVREGYVEEDAHRPGSGLLTLENTHNSKGGVAIDPEKIDAAAEAAHELGLPVHLDGARVMNAAVARDVPPERMTESVDSVMFCLSKGLGAPVGSILAGSEEFISRARRNRKLFGGGMRQAGIVAGPGLLSLENVARLEDDHENARILAEQLAGVEGLSVQDPETNIVLVNTENAGMPADEFLDACEEVGVRGTQFDTHVARFCTHWDVDREDVEDAAEKVGEVVDETP; translated from the coding sequence ATGATAGACCTGCGGAGCGACACCGTGACGAAACCCGACGAGGAGATGCGCGAGGCCGCCCGAGACGCCGACGTGGGCGACGACGTGTACGGCGAGGACCCCACGGTCAACGAGTTGGAAGCGAAAGCGGCCGACCTCGTGGGGTTCGAGGACGCCCTCTACGTCCCGACGGGCACGATGGGCAATCAGGTCGCGGTCCGGACCCACACAGACCGGGGCCAAGAGGTCATGATTGAGCGCGAGAGCCACGTCTACAAGTGGGAACTCGGCGGCCTCGCCCAGTTGTCGAGCCTACAGGTCCGGACCCTCGACGGCGGCGAGCGCGGGATTCCGACCCCCGAGCAGGTCCGGGAGGGCTACGTCGAGGAGGACGCCCACCGGCCCGGAAGCGGTCTCCTCACGCTCGAAAACACCCACAATAGCAAGGGCGGGGTCGCCATCGACCCGGAGAAAATCGACGCCGCGGCGGAGGCCGCCCACGAACTCGGACTGCCGGTCCACCTCGACGGCGCGCGAGTGATGAACGCCGCGGTGGCCCGCGACGTGCCCCCGGAGCGCATGACCGAGAGCGTCGATTCGGTGATGTTCTGCCTCTCGAAGGGACTGGGCGCGCCGGTCGGGTCGATACTGGCCGGGAGCGAGGAGTTCATCTCCCGCGCTCGCCGGAACCGGAAACTGTTCGGCGGCGGGATGCGCCAAGCCGGAATCGTCGCCGGGCCGGGTCTGCTGTCGCTGGAGAACGTCGCGCGCCTCGAAGACGACCACGAGAACGCCCGGATTCTGGCCGAGCAGTTGGCGGGCGTCGAGGGGCTATCGGTCCAAGACCCCGAGACGAACATCGTCCTCGTGAACACTGAGAACGCTGGGATGCCAGCCGACGAGTTCCTCGACGCCTGCGAGGAGGTCGGCGTCCGCGGGACCCAGTTCGACACCCACGTCGCTCGGTTCTGCACCCACTGGGACGTTGACCGCGAGGACGTGGAAGACGCCGCCGAGAAAGTCGGCGAAGTCGTCGATGAGACGCCGTGA
- a CDS encoding AAA family ATPase, with protein sequence MRVIGTVGLPGSGKSEAASVAEELGIPVVTMGDVIRQECRDRGLDPAEHHGEIAGALREENGPDAIAQRSLPIIEAELADAETVLVDGIRAGVEVERFEEAFGEAFTLVSIEAPFEVRAERVEARGRDNTDDGEALRERDERERGFGMDEAIARADVSVENTTTLEAFHEKIRTFLNEGVEGLEREQDEQEQKV encoded by the coding sequence ATGAGAGTAATCGGAACCGTGGGCCTGCCGGGGAGCGGCAAGAGCGAGGCCGCGTCCGTCGCCGAGGAGTTAGGCATTCCCGTCGTCACCATGGGCGACGTGATTCGGCAGGAGTGCAGGGACCGCGGTCTCGACCCGGCCGAACACCACGGCGAAATCGCGGGGGCGCTCCGCGAGGAGAACGGTCCGGACGCCATCGCTCAGCGTTCGCTCCCGATTATCGAGGCCGAATTGGCCGACGCCGAGACGGTCCTCGTGGACGGCATCCGGGCGGGCGTCGAGGTCGAGCGCTTCGAGGAGGCCTTCGGCGAGGCGTTCACGCTGGTCAGCATCGAAGCGCCCTTCGAGGTCAGGGCCGAGCGAGTCGAGGCCCGCGGTCGGGACAACACCGACGACGGCGAGGCCCTCCGCGAGCGAGACGAGCGCGAGCGGGGCTTCGGCATGGACGAGGCAATCGCGCGGGCCGACGTGTCGGTCGAGAACACCACCACGCTGGAGGCCTTCCACGAGAAGATTCGCACCTTCCTGAACGAAGGCGTCGAGGGTCTCGAACGCGAACAGGACGAGCAGGAGCAGAAAGTATGA
- a CDS encoding metallophosphoesterase, whose amino-acid sequence MITVLSDTHSRSGHELEGRAKEAVEDSSVVVHAGDFTNEEALDAFQDASDLLYAVYGNNATPGVRDRLPPERTFEAEGVRFVLTHGDDRSSTGLSLLGRQQAADVVVFGHSHRHAATDAEEVLLLNPGSHASPRGGIPTHAELRPTDDGLEGEIRHRDGSVVEKFEIEV is encoded by the coding sequence ATGATAACCGTTCTCTCCGACACCCACAGCAGGTCGGGCCACGAACTGGAAGGCCGTGCGAAGGAGGCCGTCGAGGACTCCTCGGTCGTCGTCCACGCGGGCGACTTCACGAACGAGGAGGCTCTCGATGCTTTCCAAGACGCCAGCGACCTCCTCTACGCGGTCTACGGCAACAATGCCACGCCGGGGGTTCGGGACCGACTCCCGCCCGAACGCACCTTCGAGGCCGAGGGCGTCCGGTTCGTCCTGACCCACGGCGACGACCGGAGTTCGACCGGCCTCTCCCTGCTGGGCCGCCAGCAGGCCGCCGACGTGGTGGTGTTCGGTCACTCTCACCGCCACGCCGCGACCGACGCCGAGGAAGTGCTTCTGCTCAACCCCGGAAGCCACGCCAGTCCTCGGGGCGGAATTCCGACCCACGCCGAACTCCGACCGACGGACGACGGACTCGAAGGCGAGATACGGCACCGTGACGGGTCGGTGGTCGAAAAATTCGAAATCGAAGTGTAG
- a CDS encoding RNA-binding domain-containing protein codes for MIHSIDVQITAPVKDTEIADRVATAIANIFPGAEPEEQHGEVSAEVHSLDHFSELLHRQEILDTARGEFFGSRRGNTFSFDLKKQAAFQGVVNFAVGNPDELGDIHVRVRVEEPAVEEFVDHIAPPTEEGQPITSDDE; via the coding sequence ATGATTCACAGCATCGACGTTCAGATTACCGCACCAGTCAAAGATACCGAAATCGCGGACCGAGTGGCCACTGCCATCGCCAACATCTTCCCCGGCGCGGAACCCGAGGAGCAACACGGCGAGGTCTCGGCCGAGGTTCACTCGCTGGACCACTTCTCGGAACTCCTCCACCGCCAAGAGATACTCGACACCGCGCGCGGGGAGTTCTTCGGGAGTCGCCGCGGAAACACCTTCTCGTTCGACCTAAAGAAGCAGGCCGCCTTCCAAGGCGTCGTCAACTTCGCGGTCGGCAACCCCGACGAACTCGGCGACATCCACGTCCGGGTCCGGGTCGAGGAACCGGCCGTCGAGGAGTTCGTGGACCACATCGCCCCGCCGACCGAGGAAGGCCAACCGATTACGAGCGACGACGAGTAA
- a CDS encoding ArsR/SmtB family transcription factor: MADLLPSTSDATAPQSGEPRVIGVDSDDADDLLGALSSDTARELLAALHEDPATPSDLAETIDTSLQNAQYHLGKLEDADVIQVVDTVYSEKGREMKVYAPSDQPLVVFAGREEKTTGLKSALSRLLGAFGALGLLSVAIQQAFGDGFGALFGTSGSGRESVETSTGGGMSAQSTDAVQQTADAAGSAIPPGALFFAGGALVLALGFAWWYSSNR, from the coding sequence ATGGCTGACCTCCTGCCCTCCACGTCCGACGCCACCGCCCCGCAGTCCGGCGAACCGCGGGTCATCGGCGTCGATAGCGACGACGCCGACGACTTGCTCGGGGCGCTCTCGTCTGACACCGCCCGCGAGCTGTTGGCGGCGCTCCACGAGGACCCCGCGACCCCCTCCGACCTCGCCGAGACCATCGACACCTCGCTCCAGAACGCCCAGTACCACCTCGGCAAACTGGAGGACGCCGACGTGATTCAGGTGGTAGACACGGTGTACTCCGAGAAGGGCCGCGAGATGAAGGTGTACGCGCCGTCCGACCAACCGCTCGTCGTCTTCGCCGGGCGAGAGGAGAAGACGACCGGACTCAAGTCTGCGCTGTCCCGACTCCTCGGGGCGTTCGGCGCGCTGGGCTTGCTGTCGGTCGCAATCCAGCAGGCGTTCGGCGACGGGTTTGGCGCGCTGTTCGGAACTTCGGGTAGCGGCCGAGAGAGCGTCGAAACCAGCACCGGCGGCGGCATGTCGGCCCAGTCCACCGACGCAGTTCAGCAGACCGCCGATGCGGCAGGGTCCGCGATTCCGCCCGGCGCGCTGTTCTTCGCCGGGGGTGCGCTGGTCCTCGCGCTGGGGTTCGCGTGGTGGTACTCCTCGAATAGGTAG
- a CDS encoding aminopeptidase, producing MDPRVREHAELIVDHSTEVGPDDNVVVSASSVAEDLTLALCEAVGERGGSPFHVSFRQDKTRAAFLKAVDPEDLDAPDHELALAEAADVWIHVRANQNIADMSAVSGETMAAFRKAQSDVREEILDTRWVLTQYPADADAQNAEMSTEEYEEFVYDAVNKDWDAQREHQKEMVEILDAGEQVHIVSGDTTDLTMSIEGMTTINDHAKNNLPGGEVFTAPVADSVEGEVLFDKPLVHEGNVVEDAYLRFEGGEVVEHSAEKNEEVLTDILETDDGARRLGELGIGMNRDIDRFTYNTLFDEKMGDTIHLAVGRAYETCLPEGEEGNQSAVHVDMITSMDEDSFIEVDGEVVQRNGIFRFEDGFEE from the coding sequence ATGGACCCCCGAGTCAGAGAGCACGCGGAACTCATCGTTGACCACTCCACCGAGGTCGGACCGGACGACAACGTCGTCGTCAGCGCCTCCTCGGTCGCCGAAGACCTCACCCTCGCGCTCTGCGAGGCGGTCGGCGAGCGCGGTGGCTCGCCTTTCCATGTCTCCTTCCGGCAGGACAAGACCCGCGCCGCCTTTCTGAAGGCGGTGGACCCCGAGGACCTCGACGCGCCGGACCACGAACTCGCGCTGGCCGAGGCCGCAGACGTGTGGATTCACGTTCGAGCCAATCAAAACATCGCCGACATGAGCGCCGTCTCCGGCGAGACCATGGCGGCCTTCCGAAAGGCCCAGTCCGACGTGCGCGAGGAGATTCTCGACACGCGCTGGGTCCTCACGCAGTACCCGGCGGACGCCGACGCCCAGAACGCCGAGATGAGTACCGAGGAGTACGAGGAGTTCGTCTACGATGCGGTCAACAAGGACTGGGACGCCCAGCGCGAACACCAGAAGGAGATGGTCGAGATTCTGGATGCGGGCGAACAAGTCCACATCGTCTCGGGCGACACCACCGACCTCACGATGAGCATCGAGGGGATGACCACCATCAACGACCACGCCAAGAACAACCTCCCCGGCGGCGAGGTGTTCACCGCACCAGTCGCCGATTCGGTCGAGGGCGAAGTGCTGTTCGACAAACCACTGGTCCACGAGGGCAACGTGGTCGAGGACGCCTACCTCCGCTTCGAGGGCGGCGAAGTGGTCGAACACAGCGCCGAGAAGAATGAGGAGGTCCTGACCGACATCCTCGAAACCGACGACGGCGCGCGCCGACTCGGCGAACTCGGCATCGGGATGAACCGTGACATCGACCGGTTCACCTACAACACGCTGTTCGACGAGAAGATGGGCGACACCATCCACCTCGCGGTCGGCCGGGCCTACGAGACCTGTCTGCCCGAGGGCGAGGAGGGCAACCAGAGCGCGGTCCACGTGGACATGATTACGAGCATGGACGAAGACTCGTTCATCGAGGTGGACGGCGAAGTGGTTCAGCGCAACGGTATCTTCCGGTTCGAGGACGGTTTCGAGGAGTAA